From the genome of Thermus albus:
GCCTGCATCATGTGCAACCGCTGCCAGGAGGCCTGCCCCGCGTACACCACGGGAAAGGCTCTTTCCCCAGCGGCCATCGTTATTTCCGAGCGCTATGAGCTGAACGATATCCTCCCTGCCTTTGCCAGCGGCCAGGAAAGCCCCCGGCCCCTCATGGACTTCGCCCTGAACGAGGAGGCCCTTTGGGCCTGCACCACCTGCACGGCCTGCGTGGAGGTCTGCCCGGTGGGCAACGAGCCCATGCTGCACATCCTGGATGTGCGCCGGGCCAAGGTGCTCATGGAGGGCGCCTTCCCCCAGGAGCTGAACAACGCCTTTAGGGGGATGGAGCGCTCCGGCAATCCCTGGGGCATTGGCCAGGACAAGCGCCTGGACTGGGCGGAGGGGCTTAACGTGCCCACCGTGGAGGAAAAGCCCCATCCCGAGGTCCTCTACTGGGTGGGATGCGCGGCTAGCTACGACCCCCGGGCCCAGAGGATCGCCAGGAGCATGGTGGAAATCCTAAACGCCAGCGGGGTGGACTGGGCGGTTCTGGGCCGCAAGGAGAAGTGCACGGGCGATTCCGCCCGGCAAGCGGGCAACGAGTACCTTTTCTTCCAGCTGGCCACGGAGAACGTGGAAACCTTAAACCAGGTGGCTCCCAAGACCATCGTCACCACCTGCCCCCACTGCTTCCATACCCTGGGCAACGAATACCAGGCCTTTGGCGGGGAGTACCGGGTGGTGCACCACTCGGAGTTCATCGCCGAGCTTTTGCGCTCGGGTAGGCTTAAGGTTTCCGAGGAAACAAGGAAGGTGGTCTTCCATGACCCCTGCTACCTAGGGCGGCACAACGGGGTTTACGAGGCACCCCGCGAGGTGTTGCAGGCCGTGGGGTTCCAGTTGCAAGAGCCCCCTAGGACCCGCGAGGGGAGCTTCTGCTGTGGGGCTGGGGGGGCCCAGTTCTGGAAGGAGGAGGAGCCTGGGGCCATGCGGGTATCGGAAAACCGCTACCGGGAGCTTAAGGGCACGGGGGCCGAGGTGATCGCCACGGGGTGCCCCTTCTGTATGGCCATGATGAATGTGGAGGTGGCCCAGGACGAAGCGCCTCCCGAGGTTTTGGACATCGCCGAGTTGGTGGCCCGGGGGCTTAGGGCTTAGGCTTCTGGTAGACGGCATAGACCCGGTAGCCCTCCATCCACCCCTCCCCGAAGGCACGTAGCCCAAGGCCGGGGGGAGGGGTGAGGAGCTCGTAGGGTTCCCAGTAGTAGGGACTTTCCGGCCTCCTCCGCCGGATGGCTTCTAGGCGGCTAAAGCCCTCCACCAGGACAAGCCCTCCTGGGGCCACCAGGGGAGGGAGGGCCTTAAGAAGAGGGCGGTTCACGTAGTAGCTCATGAGGATAGCGGCGAAGGGACCCGGGGGGAGGAGGGAGAGGGCTTTGGGGCCCTCTAGGTCCAGATCCACCAGGGTGAGCCCCGGGGTGCCGGCCAGCCTGCGCAGGGCCTCGAGGCTCTTTTCCACCAGGACCACGGAATGGCCCCTGTGCAGGAAGTAGCGGGCGTTCCGCCCCAGGCCTCCGGCCAGGTCCAGGATGGGCCCAGGGGGTACGAAGGGGCCATAGGCCCGCACCGTGAAGGCAGGGGCTCGTTCCCCTT
Proteins encoded in this window:
- a CDS encoding (Fe-S)-binding protein, with translation MLTLPEKILFILLMAGSLYYAYTGFRRVYLAIRRGRPEDRFDRLPERIGRALWLTLTQQTVFKRRPWVSLLHALVFYGFIYYLLVNLVDLLEGFFPLHTQGGVWNPYNFIADILTAAILVGILGLMVRRYLVAPHDFTWNPKVLLHERVRQGIPRDSAIVGAFITFHVGSRLLSKAAGLAQGEPDPFQPVASLLASLLSGLAPSSLVVLEHVFWWGALGSILLFLPYFPRSKHIHLMMGPINLAFGQEKPGALWPLDFEKEEEKFGAEKLEDLSWKRLLDAYACIMCNRCQEACPAYTTGKALSPAAIVISERYELNDILPAFASGQESPRPLMDFALNEEALWACTTCTACVEVCPVGNEPMLHILDVRRAKVLMEGAFPQELNNAFRGMERSGNPWGIGQDKRLDWAEGLNVPTVEEKPHPEVLYWVGCAASYDPRAQRIARSMVEILNASGVDWAVLGRKEKCTGDSARQAGNEYLFFQLATENVETLNQVAPKTIVTTCPHCFHTLGNEYQAFGGEYRVVHHSEFIAELLRSGRLKVSEETRKVVFHDPCYLGRHNGVYEAPREVLQAVGFQLQEPPRTREGSFCCGAGGAQFWKEEEPGAMRVSENRYRELKGTGAEVIATGCPFCMAMMNVEVAQDEAPPEVLDIAELVARGLRA
- a CDS encoding class I SAM-dependent methyltransferase, translating into MPRDWDAFYRETEGERAPAFTVRAYGPFVPPGPILDLAGGLGRNARYFLHRGHSVVLVEKSLEALRRLAGTPGLTLVDLDLEGPKALSLLPPGPFAAILMSYYVNRPLLKALPPLVAPGGLVLVEGFSRLEAIRRRRPESPYYWEPYELLTPPPGLGLRAFGEGWMEGYRVYAVYQKPKP